The following is a genomic window from Dehalogenimonas sp. 4OHTPN.
AACCAGTTGTCGCTTTCCGACGGCATCCACGACGCCGTCATTTTTTCGATAATCCCATCGGATTTACGCTAGTTCTTAAACTCCCGGGTCTGATCCCCGTTGAGGCGGCGGCCGTAATCTGGTATACTTTGGTCGTTCCTCGTTATGTAATGGAGGTTTGGAATGGAACTCTGGTTAATCCTTTTCATACCCCCGCTGCTGTTCATGCTTTACGCCCAGTGGCGGGTGTCCTCAGCCTTCGGCAAGTATTCCAAAATTCCCAATGACCGTAACATGACCGGTCTCAACGCCGCGCGATGGCTCCTGGATCAAAACAATCTGCAGAACGTGCAGGTTGAGCTGTCAAAAGGCAAGTTGTCCGACCATTATGATCCCCGGGTCCGCGTCCTGCGGCTCTCGCCCGATGTTGCCAACAAAGCCTCGGTGGCCGCCCTGGGCATCGTCGCCCATGAGGTCGGTCATGCCGTTCAGCACGCCACGGCCTACGCCCCGCTCCAGGTTAGAAACGCCCTGGCCCCGGCGGCCGGCCTCGGTTCCAACCTCGGGGGCATCCTGGTGTTTGTCGGCATTATTCTTTACGCCATGGGCACCGGCTTCGGGCTCGATATAGCCTGGATCGGCGTCGCCCTGTTCGGCGCCGCGGTGGTTTTCACCATGATCACTCTGCCGGTGGAGTTCGACGCTTCCGCCCGCGCCAAGGCGATGCTGCGCAATACCGGGCTGGCATCTGTCACCGAGTCCAGCGGCGCCAGCGCCGTGTTATCGGCGGCCGCCCTGACTTATGTGGCGGCGCTGCTGGCGGCGGTCGGCCAGCTATTGTATTACGTCCTGATCCTGACCGGCGGCAGGCGCGACTAGGCGTTCCGGCGGTTTTTCCGCTGACCGGCGCCGTCAAGGAGGCTAAATGTGCCGCAGCATCAGGCCGCTTTTCAATTATGAGCCGCCGTCCGGCGACGCCGAAATCCGGGCGGCTGCCCTGCAATATATCAGGAAAGTCTCCGGCTTCACTGAACCTTCAGCCGCCAACCAGGCCGCCTTCGATCAGGCGGTCGGCGAGGTCGCCGAAACCACGGCGCGGCTGCTGGGTTCCCTGACGACCAAAGCCCCGCCCCGCGACCGGGCAGCGGAAGCGGATCGCGCCCGGGCCCGGGCAGCCCTCCGTTTCTCCCAGCGTTAGATAAACCCTTGTCGGGACGGCCGCACCAAGGTCTTCAAGGTTCTTCCTGAAAATCATCGCGGCGCTTTTTTTCGATAACTCCAGCGAAATTTCGATAGAACTCACGTTAAGTGTTAGATAACTTGCCGTTTTATTAGATTCCTTGCGGCGGCTCTAACGATTGAATCAGCTGTAAATCGGGCAAAGATAAGCCAGTTGTCAGCAGCTATATTATTACAACTGTTAAACACTTCTTATTTTGATATACTGAATCTGAATATGTTGTTTGTTAGATAAGGATAGAAATTGATAGATCAGGCGGAAATAGAAATCAAGAGCGGTAACGGCGGCAGAGGCGCCGTCAGTTTCCGGCGCGAGAAGTTCGTGCCCCGCGGCGGTCCCGACGGGGGTGACGGCGGCAGGGGCGGCGATGTCATTCTTGAAGCCGATAAAGATATCGGCAGCCTGATGAAATACCGCCACCAGCGCCATTACGCAGCGGCCGACGGAGGCCGGGGCGCCGGGCAGAGGAAATCAGGTAAAAGCGGCGCCGACGTGATTGTCAAACTGCCGATAGGCACCGTAATCCGCGACAGGGATACCGGCGAGGTACTGGCGGATCTATCGCGACACGGAGAGCGCATTGTCGCCGCGCACGGCGGCAAGGGCGGCCTAGGCAATTCCCACTTTGCCTCTTCGACCAACCAGGCCCCCCGCCTGGCGCAGACCGGGGCGCCCGGCGAAGCCAAAGTCCTGTCGCTCGAACTGAAACTGATCGCCGACGCCGGCATCATCGGTCTGCCCAACGCCGGCAAATCGTCGCTGCTAGCGGCAATCTCCGCTGCCCGTCCCAAGGTGGCGGACTACCCCTTCACCACTCTCGAGCCGTCGCTCGGTGTCGTCGACGCCGGCGGCCGCCGCTGGGTAGTCGCCGACGTGCCCGGACTCATCGAAGGCGCTCATCTGGGTAAAGGTCTGGGGTATCAATTCCTGCGCCATGTCGCCCGCACCCGGGTGCTGGTCCACCTGCTCGACGGTTCCTCGGCGGAACCGGTCAACGATATGGTCAAGATCAATACCGAGCTGCTGCTCTATGATCCGCTGCTGTCCCGAAAATCCCAACTTGTTGCCGTCAACAAAATAGATCTGCCGGCGGTCAAGGCGCGGCTGCCGGCGTTGAAAGAATTGTTCAAGGCCGCCGGGCATAGGGCGATATTCGTCTCGGCTCAATCCGGGGAAGGCATCGAAGGTCTTCTGGCCGAACTCGACGCGATGCTGCAGCAGCCTGTTTCAGCCGATGCCGCCGCCGAAGCGCCGATCAAGGTCTTCCGCCCGGCCCCGCAGCGGGAAAAAGTATCGGTCACACGGGACGCCGACGGCTATCGGGTCGAATCTGATGAATTTGAACGGCTGGTAGCCGGCTCTGACACCAACGACCCGGAGGTCCGGCGGCAGGTCCTGGCCGAGCTCTGGCGCTGGGGCGTGGGCCGCGCCGTCCGCGCCGCCAAGATCAAGCCGGGTGAAAAACTGATCATCGGCAAGCTGGAGTTGTATTGGTGAGAAGGGGCCTTCTGGGCGGCACCTTCGACCCGCCGCATCTGGGGCACCTTATTCTGGCTGAGGCGGCACGGCGGATACTTGACCTTGACGAGGTGATTTTCATACCTGCCGGACATCCCTGGGTGAAAGCGGCGATGAAGGTCACCCCCGCCCGCCACCGGCTGGCGATGACCCGGCTGGCGGCAGCCGAGGTGTCGTATGCCGCGGTCAGCGATATCGAAATCAAACGCCCGGGTCCTTCTTATACCTGGCAAACACTGGCAGAACTCAGGCGGCTGTATCCCAAAGATGAATTGTATTTTATCCTGGGCTGGGATAATCTGATTGCCCTGCCTTCATGGCATCACCCCGACCGTATTATCCAATCCGCCTGTCTGGCCGCGGCGCCGAGAATAGGGTCTCCGAGACCGGACCTGGATGCTCTGGATAAAGCCGTACCCGGTCTGGCAGCCAGGACCGTGGTCATGACCGAACCCGAGATAGATATATCCGCCACATCCATCCGGGAGAGGGTGAGGCGGGACCAGGCGATATCCGCTCTGGTGGCGGCGCCGGTTGCCGCATATATAGCCGCCCAGGGCCTGTACCGGGATTAACCGGAGCCCCCAGATTCCGGGAATAAAAAAGAGGAGGGCTAACCTCCTCTTTCTGTTAACGGTCGAACTAGGGCTGCTATTTGGCAGCGGCGTTGGCTTTTTTGGTCAGGCGGCTCTTTTTGCGGGCGGCGGCGTTGGGGTGAATGATGCCTTTTTTGGCGGCGATGTCGAGGGCGCTCTGGCCGGCGGTTACCGCTTCTTTGATGGCCGGGTCTTTGGCGGCGATGGCTTTCTCAGTTTTACGCACCGCGGTCTTCAGGGCGCTGGTGGCGGCTTTGTTGCGTTCCGCTTTTTTTGCGGAAGTGATGATGTCTTTTTTGGAACTCTTGATATTGGCCAAGGGACGCCTCCTGTTAATTTGCTGGCAACAAGCTGTAGATTATACGCCAAGCCGCATCCGGGCGCAACCTGAGATTTCCAACGCTGAATCGGCGGCGGGACAGCATGCTCGACGGCAGGCTTCTTGCCAGCCTCCGGGCATCCTGTTACCATGATGCGGTGAATTGTCTTACCAAGCTCAACGGAGCCGCCCGGCACAACCGCAGCTGCCTTTGCGTCGGTCTGGACCCGGAACCTGAGAAACTGCCGGCCGGTGTCGCGGTGACTGATTTCTGCCGGGAGATCATCGGCGCGACCTATGACCTGGTATGCGCCTATAAGCCCAATATCGCTTTCTTCGAAGCTCTCGGTCCAAGCGGTTGGGGCGTCCTGAAGGACGTCATAGAAGCGGTCCCGCGCAATATCCCGGTCATCCTGGATGCCAAGCGCGGCGATATCGGCAATACCGCCAGGGCTTACGCCCGCGCCGCTTTTGATGAACTGGGCGCCGACGCCGTCACCGTCAATCCTTACCTCGGCCGCGATTCGATTGAGCCATTCTACGAGTACCGCGATAAAGCGGTCTTCGTCCTCTGCCGCACCAGTAATCCCGGCGCCGCCGATTTCCAGTCGATCGAATCTGACGGCAAGCCCCTGTACCAGATCGTCGCCGATAAGGTCGAAGACTGGAATAAGTACGGCAACCTCGGCCTGGTGGCCGGGGCTACCCAACCGTCAGAGCTCAAGGCTATCCGGGACGCCCATCCGGCCCTGCCGCTATTGATACCAGGCGTGGGCGCTCAGGGAGGCTCGCTGGAACTGGCGGTCAAGTACGGTTCCAGCGGCGGCGGTTTGGCGGTCATCAGCGTATCCCGGCAGGTTATCTACGCTTCTTCAGGAACGGACTACTCCCAGGCGGCGCGCGCCGCCGCCCTCCTTCTCCGCGACGAGATAAACCAGTACCTGGCAGCCTAGCTCTACCAGCCGGCTGCCCCTTTGTAAGGCTGTTTGATGGTCGATTTCAAGCTCAACGACACCCTGCGCCTGAGGAAGCCCCACCCCTGCGGCGGCTACGAGTGGAAGGTCTTCCGCATCGGGGCGGACATCGGCATCATCTGCCTCACCTGCGACCGCCGCCTTCTTATCCCCCGGTTCGACCTCGAGAAACGATTCAAAAATTTTATCTCCAGGGGCGAGTGATGGCTCAGCCGCCCGTCGAAACGCCGCGGCGCATCATGCACGTTGACCTGGACGCCTTCTTCGTTTCGGTGGAACAGGTTTTCGACCCGTCGCTGCGCGGCAAGCCGGTAGCTGTCGGCGGCGTTCCGGGCAAAGGCCGGGGGGTGGTCACCGCCGCTTCATACGAGGCGCGGCGTTACGGCATCCATGCCGGCATGCCGCTATCGCAAGCGCATCGCCTGTGCCCGAACTGTCTTTTTGTTCCCGGCCACTGGGAACGTTACGGCGAGGCGTCGAAGATGTTCATGGCCGTTCTGGCTGATTTCTCGCCCTTTCTGGAGCCCGGCGGCCTCGATGAAGCCTGGCTCGACGTCACCGGGTTCGAGAGCCTGCATGGCTCTCTCGCCGGGATGGGCACGAAGATCCGGCAGCGCATCCGGGATGAGATCGGCATCGCCGCTTCTATCGGCATCGCCGGCAGCAAGATCGCCGCCAAGGTAGCTTCCAAGACCGCCAAGCCCGACGGCCTGGTGGAAGTGCCGCCGGGCGGCGAGGCGGCCTTCATGGCCCCGCTGCCCATTGGCCGCATGCCCGGCGTCGGCGAAA
Proteins encoded in this region:
- the rpsT gene encoding 30S ribosomal protein S20, with translation MANIKSSKKDIITSAKKAERNKAATSALKTAVRKTEKAIAAKDPAIKEAVTAGQSALDIAAKKGIIHPNAAARKKSRLTKKANAAAK
- the pyrF gene encoding orotidine-5'-phosphate decarboxylase; this encodes MLDGRLLASLRASCYHDAVNCLTKLNGAARHNRSCLCVGLDPEPEKLPAGVAVTDFCREIIGATYDLVCAYKPNIAFFEALGPSGWGVLKDVIEAVPRNIPVILDAKRGDIGNTARAYARAAFDELGADAVTVNPYLGRDSIEPFYEYRDKAVFVLCRTSNPGAADFQSIESDGKPLYQIVADKVEDWNKYGNLGLVAGATQPSELKAIRDAHPALPLLIPGVGAQGGSLELAVKYGSSGGGLAVISVSRQVIYASSGTDYSQAARAAALLLRDEINQYLAA
- the obgE gene encoding GTPase ObgE; translated protein: MIDQAEIEIKSGNGGRGAVSFRREKFVPRGGPDGGDGGRGGDVILEADKDIGSLMKYRHQRHYAAADGGRGAGQRKSGKSGADVIVKLPIGTVIRDRDTGEVLADLSRHGERIVAAHGGKGGLGNSHFASSTNQAPRLAQTGAPGEAKVLSLELKLIADAGIIGLPNAGKSSLLAAISAARPKVADYPFTTLEPSLGVVDAGGRRWVVADVPGLIEGAHLGKGLGYQFLRHVARTRVLVHLLDGSSAEPVNDMVKINTELLLYDPLLSRKSQLVAVNKIDLPAVKARLPALKELFKAAGHRAIFVSAQSGEGIEGLLAELDAMLQQPVSADAAAEAPIKVFRPAPQREKVSVTRDADGYRVESDEFERLVAGSDTNDPEVRRQVLAELWRWGVGRAVRAAKIKPGEKLIIGKLELYW
- a CDS encoding DUF951 domain-containing protein, which encodes MVDFKLNDTLRLRKPHPCGGYEWKVFRIGADIGIICLTCDRRLLIPRFDLEKRFKNFISRGE
- a CDS encoding zinc metallopeptidase; translation: MELWLILFIPPLLFMLYAQWRVSSAFGKYSKIPNDRNMTGLNAARWLLDQNNLQNVQVELSKGKLSDHYDPRVRVLRLSPDVANKASVAALGIVAHEVGHAVQHATAYAPLQVRNALAPAAGLGSNLGGILVFVGIILYAMGTGFGLDIAWIGVALFGAAVVFTMITLPVEFDASARAKAMLRNTGLASVTESSGASAVLSAAALTYVAALLAAVGQLLYYVLILTGGRRD
- a CDS encoding DUF2277 domain-containing protein; amino-acid sequence: MCRSIRPLFNYEPPSGDAEIRAAALQYIRKVSGFTEPSAANQAAFDQAVGEVAETTARLLGSLTTKAPPRDRAAEADRARARAALRFSQR
- the nadD gene encoding nicotinate-nucleotide adenylyltransferase, which codes for MVRRGLLGGTFDPPHLGHLILAEAARRILDLDEVIFIPAGHPWVKAAMKVTPARHRLAMTRLAAAEVSYAAVSDIEIKRPGPSYTWQTLAELRRLYPKDELYFILGWDNLIALPSWHHPDRIIQSACLAAAPRIGSPRPDLDALDKAVPGLAARTVVMTEPEIDISATSIRERVRRDQAISALVAAPVAAYIAAQGLYRD